In a genomic window of Deltaproteobacteria bacterium:
- a CDS encoding DNA-3-methyladenine glycosylase 2 family protein, translating into MPRIEKLDAAKLGEATRHLARADAKLARVIEAHGPCTLTPRGDPYRYLVRSILYQQLAGKAAATIERRFKAGFGGRVPPPALLAKQRDAKLRTFGLSRQKAAAVKAVASAFDSGLVSARRIPHMHDDAVVESVTQIRGVGEWTAHMLLMFALGRPDVLPTGDYGVRKGAQKLYGLRDLPKPDALAAIAAPWRPFRSVGAWYLWRALEITLPD; encoded by the coding sequence ATGCCGCGCATAGAAAAGCTCGACGCAGCGAAGCTCGGAGAGGCCACGCGCCACCTCGCGCGCGCCGACGCGAAGCTCGCGCGCGTGATCGAGGCGCACGGCCCGTGCACGCTCACGCCGCGCGGCGACCCCTACCGCTACCTCGTGCGCTCCATCCTCTATCAGCAGCTCGCGGGCAAGGCCGCGGCCACGATCGAGCGGCGCTTCAAGGCGGGCTTTGGCGGGCGCGTCCCGCCGCCCGCGCTGCTCGCGAAGCAGCGGGACGCGAAGCTCCGCACGTTCGGCCTCTCACGGCAGAAGGCCGCGGCGGTGAAGGCGGTCGCGAGCGCGTTCGACAGCGGGCTCGTGAGCGCGCGGCGCATCCCGCACATGCACGACGACGCGGTGGTCGAGTCCGTCACGCAGATCCGCGGCGTCGGCGAGTGGACCGCGCACATGCTGCTGATGTTCGCGCTCGGCCGCCCCGACGTGCTTCCCACCGGCGACTACGGCGTGCGCAAGGGCGCACAGAAGCTCTACGGCCTGCGCGATCTGCCGAAGCCCGACGCGCTCGCCGCGATCGCCGCGCCGTGGCGCCCGTTCCGCAGCGTGGGCGCGTGGTACCTCTGGCGCGCGCTCGAGATCACGCTTCCCGATTGA